The region TGGGAGGTGTAGTTCCACGAATACTGGGTGTTTTGAAGTCTGCCAGCAAACCCAGGGGTGTAGATGTTTGGGTCATTACCGCCGTCAGGTCCAGCCTCCAGCAGGGTCACCGTGGCTCTTGGATCTTCTGATAGACGAGCAGCGAGAACGTACCCAGCTGGCCCTGCGCCGATAATAACATAGTCACTCCAAGAGGACTTAGGATTCGCCGCGCACGTAAGAGAGGCAGAGATGCCGGTAGTGACGAGTAGGTGAAACAGTCGCATGATGATCTGGCAGAAAGAGATAGTGACCAGAAAATTTAATAAGGACAGTGAGTAAAGGCTTGGGAGATTGGTCCTTATACGGGATTAAAGAGTAGTCTGCTGATGGCGGCTTTGCAGTTGATCTGGAAGGTGCATCCCACAACTGCTGTTGTGTAACTAGTTCACGATGTTATCGCAGCTCTGTTGTCCGTCACAATGTGACAACAAAACTTCCAGTAGGCCACTTTCTGCTCTCCAGATGTACAGCTGAGGACCTGACCTAGGGCTCTCCTTCGCctggctctcctccatcagACGGTATACTGCGGTGGAGAGGCGGCACCAACAATATGTGATAAAGCTAAGTTGACACGAATGTGGGCGTTCAGGTTGCAGTCATCTGCATATATTATAGTTGCACATGGCCTGTTCGCACTTACACCTGGTTCCACTTGTTAACTAAGACCGACTAGACCAGCTGCCTCCATCCGAGATTAGCCCTAAGTCTGTTCCATTCCGCAATCCGCCTAATCTACCACAATGACTACCGAAAAGTACCGTTGTACCTTTGAAGCCTATCCCGACTCTTTCCCAATAGCGCATGACTGTCCCCGCCCTCCCGACTATTGTAATTGGGCTCGGGAACTGACCACTCGGCGAGAAACGTCCGCCGGCCGGCTggaaagacgaagaaaacagaAATGACTAAGCAAATCAGCCCATCAGTCACGTGTTGCGCGTTGGCGGCTCCACCATGACGATGTCTCCGACTCCAACTTCTAGCTCCGATTTCaatctccaactccaagaacCCCTCCGCTCGACCACCACATCCCGCAGAGCCCCTACCCGCCACCGCCGCAATGGCCTCAACGGGTCTTGAAAATGACCCTTTAGCACAGAAAATCGACGCCCTTGGTTCTAATCCACGACCGCTCGGCCTCCCCCCCGTTCTGGCGCCCGGCGTAAAGCTGGACCCCAAATCGATCTGTCATCCTGGCCTCGAGACCCTCTACATCGGCTTCTTCGGCACGAGAAATTATCACAGAGCCGTCGTTCGCAGACTCGCCCATAAACTTGAAATCGGCAGTGCTATCGTGAACCGCCCTCTGACGCAGGACGAGCTGGACTTCTACGTTGAAACCATTAGCCAAGCTACATCCAATAATCGCTGGGGCCTGATCACTGGCGTTGAGTTTGGAATGCTAACAGGCCTTGTTCTCGgacaaaggaagaaagagttCCAGCAGTATGCGCCGCCGCTCGATGCGAATAGACCGGCCATCTTCACTCGGTATGTCGAGACACTCAAGGCAATGCGCGTGGCGGACCCGGCTGTTTTCCAGCGGACTATAATATCACTTTGTAAAACGACTTTCGTTGGCGGGCTCTGTGGGTGGTTTGTTGGATCGGCTTACGCGATGTCTCGCAGCGCAGCGGCTGCGTCGACTGATCCGCGGATAAAACAACATCGGGAGGAGTTCATGAAGGTGGATCAAAGGGTAGCGGAGAGGAGACGTCGCGCTGCTATGGTTGCGCGTGTTCAAGGGGCTCAGGGCAAGTTAGAAGACGATCTATACAACCAAGAGGGTCTATACCAGGGCGGGTTTGAGGAGTCGTCTTCGACTACCGCTTCACAGCCGGCAGATACGTCCGCATCGCCGACAATCCAATCTCAGACTTACCCTTCAAACACTCCCGCCGAGAGCCAAAGTACGCCTGCTTGGCCAACACCTCACCCTGACACCTACAGCTCCAGCGTACCGACATCTGGTCAGAACAATGACAGCACATTCTTCGACGACGACGCCAGCCCAATCGCACCGGATTACCGAGATACAAATACCGCCCCACAGGGTAGTGCCTGGGAGCGCATCCGACAACAGAACCAAAATCCGTCTTACAACCCGTCTGTAACTCAACCGCAATACCAACGAGCACCGCCCGCTGCAGAGGCTACGGGTAATGACAGCTatcgagagcgagagcgcgCCCGAGCCGAGTTTGACCGTATGCTTGAAGCAGAGCGAAACCAACACAGTGACTCGGACGGCGGATCGCGCGGCGCGAGTGGGTGGTGGAAGTAGAGTCAAAGCCCTTATCTATGATCGTGGGCGTATCATCTATCTGTATTGTCTTCCAAGCGAGCTTGTACAACAATAGCGGCAATTCACCTCATTTGATTCATCTGATTCGGTACCATATACAGTACAGGCGGGTAAAAAACCAAGCCATGTCCATACTCCACGCTGTCTCACCCATTCGCAGCAGCTACATTATTACATGAATATCCCAAGACCTCTTTCACTACATCATCATAACTTCTGCACTGTAACCCATCATGATAAGTCTCCCTAGAAGCCGCCCGCAACAGCACCCAGGACCACCGCGGCAAGGCCAGCCAGCGAGATTGGAGCCAGTCTGGAGGATGCCCCCGTAGGGGTTGGCTCCTCGGCCCCAGCAGACTCCGTAGATGTAGGCTCAGTAGACGAGGTCTCAGAATCTGAACCAGACTCCATCGCGGTTGTCGTAGTCGGTTCGGCAGTAGAACTCTCATCCGTCGTTGTCGCAGTCGTTGTCGCAGAAACAGTCGGGAGCGTGACCGTcccatcctcgtcttcgttgtcatccccatcctcatcgtccgtgCTCGTACTCGTGCTCGTTGAAGAAACAGTCGGAAGCGTCACAGTCCCATCAGCGTCACCATCGGTTGTCGTCTTCGTTGTCGTCGCATTCCCACTCCCAGTCTCGGAAGAACCATACTCGACGACCTGGAACCCTTTAAGATCGACACTGGCCTCCTTCGCAAACGACTCCGTCGCCATTCCCGCCGGCTCACCCTCACATTTATCATTTTTAAAGAGCAGCATGTTAATGTTCTTTAAGCTTTAGAGGCCATCCATTACGAAGAGTTGGCCCTTCGCGTGGCCGATGACTATACATTCCGACGGACCGGTGCCCTCTTCTGTGGCTGCCTTGCCGGAGGAGTCGCGCCAGGTGAGTTCCCACGCGGTGGCCAGAGGGAGGGCAGAGAGGGAGAGTAGCGCGAGTGTAGGCTTCATATTGCTCGGTGTGCAATCAGGACTATGACGAGGGATTATGACGGGTAGGTTTGCGGGTGGGAAAGCAAGTCAAGACAGGGAGAAAAGGTGGTATTTATTGGGTGCAATCCCCATGCTCGACTAGCACGAAGGGCTGCTCCTTACGCGGCTGGAGATTCAGCTCGATCCTTGGCGGACGGAACGATGCTAGAGCTGGTTAGGTTTTAGAAAAAACGTGCTCCTATTGGAGTGGTCACAATGCTAGGATGCAGAAGCGAGATGCGCTTCCCGGTGGGGATGCTGGGATGGAGCCCACATCATGAGACGCAATTGAGACGCAATTATGCAGCCTGCACGCGACTTGGAGGTTGCATTCGATGAGCACTACAAACCTGGTCAGTTAGATGGGTTAGGTACCACAAGAGGGTCATGAAAAGGCTCTGAATGAGTGCTCGATGCGCCACTGACTTGTCGGGGCGCAGGGCGGGGATCTGCAGTGAATACGAGGTAGGGTTACAGCCATCGCATCCTTAGCGGGCCGTTTATGACTCTGTAAGATTTAAAGCCCAGGGACCAAGGCCTAGACCAGGCCAGTTCCCCGTGTCCAAGTGGGGAGTAATACCCTTGGCATCTTGATTACTTCTAATCTGGAGTATTGCTTAAAGGACTAAGCATATTCTCGTTTCCTGGCGGACATACCCTAAATCCAAGTGCCACGAATAGAAAACGCTAAAAAACGTACATTGCAGAAGAATTAATAGTAGACTATTAAGACCCGGTAACCTGCAGTCTCAtaccatcaccaccaccttcTTGGGGTGGATCGAAATGGTGCTCCTCAAGAATATACCCGTCAAGTTGTTCTCGCCTGGTGATGCAATACAATGGTACCCGTTATCTTAAGCTGTTGAGGCCGGGCTTTTTCTCAAGGTATGCCAGCTCGCCCTGCACAAGATACGATTGGCGCCTTATTAGCATCGAAAACTTGGATTTCGGCCTCATGCCTTCTGTCGGGTTGTGCGATTATCATCGCGAACCGACGCGTTGCCGCGAATATCGGCGTCTCCGCTGATTCACAAGACGTCGAGTATGTCAGAGATTTGACCACTGGACTGGGCCACTGGAACACAATTAGGCTCCAGTGCCTGTGATAATCACTGCGTGGGGATAATGGACACTCAGTGGCCAAATCTACTTTCCGACTTCAGACGCAATAGCCATTTGCATGATATTGAAAATGTGGGATTGAGGTCGACAAACTTTGCGCCTTGAATGTAAGAGTAATAGCTTTTCAATAAGGTCCCAATTTTCAGGCAGCTAGCTGATTTACGGAGTTACAACAGCTTTCTACTAATGGCACATTGCCTTACAAAGTCAATAGGTAGTCCAGTCAGAGGAGTCGAGCCTTACCCTGCTTTTTGTGAGCTCAACCCAATCGGCGGGTCTCTAGAAGATGTCTTCGTTATAAACAGGGTGTCCTGGGCTGCGTGGCCGAGTGAGATGAAGAGCAATTAGAATTGCCAAAAGCCCATTATATCCGGACGCCCTATCATTTGTGCAGTCATTGCGCGCCACAATTACCAGACTGGATCTAATTGGGTCGGCATACTCTTCTTAAGCCTTTGCCGGAACGGTCGGTCGCTTTTCTCCAGCGTCTTCAAGCCTGTCTCGAACGGCCTGAGCCGAGAAGCTGCCAAGTGACCTTGAAGTTCCCTAGAGCTCGAATGTTGAAATAATGAGGGTAGTCCTGTCCCGAACAATCCATTATCTCACCTCTGTAACTGGAAGCTGTTCACAGTAGCCCTGGTTGTCGAGCTTCAAGTCATGATAACTTCAGATTGTAGGGCATGGGTGGAAGGTTGGGTGGAAGCTAAACGGTGATGAAAGGCCACCGGCCTGTTTTGACTCTGCATGGGAATTCTGAATTGTGACAAGGTATAACTCTTGTTCATCCGCATATAACTTGTCCACAACGCTGCCTTGCGATCAATCAGTCTCTCAAACATGGGCCTCCATTGGAGGCAACCTCTTGCACACATGACAAGGGATGAGTCCCGACATTTGATACTGGGCAACGCGCATTATAGCTCTAATGGGAGCTGATTATGACCTTGTGGTTGAGACGTTATCTGACGCTATGTACCGGATAAAGATTGGCTAACCGCCTTCGAGCGCCAGATAGTGCCTGCTCATCCTGTCAGTGCCATGTCCTTCAGAGCTAGTTCTGTAAGAAGTCGATGAATCCGTTCTTACAGCCTTCCTCGTCTAGATAGGGCAATGAAAGAATCTACAACGGATTCAATCGGGACCTTGATATCCAACAAGGCTGTCGCCAGGCCTGCATACTGTAAGTCTGGGGTGGAGTGCCACAAACTGGTGTCCCAACCGACGGTCCTGGATGGAGTTCATGTTAGAAAACCTATCATTCACCAATATATCCCGACCCTTTCGAGAGCTGTGACAATTTATGCTTGCGTCTCACAATAGCTAGATTCAGTTTAAGAAAGTCCTCTGTCTGGGTTTCTTCAGCTAGGTTGAGCCATCAACGAATCTCACCGGCCCGCAAATGGTGCTTGGGCAGCTCTGAGATCAATTTTAGTGCTCTATGTCGGGAGAATGACATGATTATTATTGGTTACCAGATGTACTCCCTTGTATATCTGATACCACCGACCTGCTGGTGGGAGCGATCATAAGTTGAATGATGATAGTTGGGCCCTATGCCAGGACTAGTCTGTTACGCAATGTCATGAACATGAAGTACCACCAGCTTCAAACGTCCATGGTTTTGAGCAGGGTGTTGTATGAGACCTGCATGGTTTACAATTTCGTGTTACATGGCGCTGTCTGGCAGTCATTATTAGTCAATTAGGTATTGCTTATTACTGGAAAATTAGATGCGCATACTCTGCATTGTTGGCGGAGCATGGTTATCGAGAGTATCTACTTTAGCGAATCGGGTATTTCTTCGCATACTTGTCTGCCTCAGAAACAAACTGACCTTGCACTTTTTGGTCTCATTTAATAGATCTTGTCGAAAGTTTTCTGCAGGTGGAAGCTAGTATTTTCGTGCGTAAAGAGAGTATAAACTAACTATCAATTGTCACGCCTCTGGATTCATATATCCATTATCAATAGAGCAAGCCGATTATGGGTAAAAATCTATAATTTGCTTAGGAGTGCTCAGAgtttcttcatcccagcATGAGGAACAGATCGTTCCTTGAATAAAATAGTGCTTGTACACGGACATTTGCTATATGTGCTGCGTTAGCGTTTCGATTAATATTAATGGCAATACTACTATACTGACGATAACGAGGTGCCACGAAGCAAGGTCAATGGCCAACTAAGCAAAGGGGCTGATGATCAGCAATGTCAGGCCAGAAGGCGTCTCTTCTACAGGGATTGTTCCGAGTGCTAGATTCCTCGCTGCGCCAATATTCTTGAACGTACGGTTTCAAAATTGATACCTGGCCTTCACACCAAGGCAACTCGGCTACGTTTGAGCTATGTCCCCAGGCCGTAGCTTATCCCCTTGTATCGTGCAGTCCCGGGGTCACAAACCTGAGCGCGGATTGGCATTGGGGCCTCGGAAACGGCCGAGTTCGGAAAGCTATCCCCTAGTCGCACCGGACGATCCTCCAAAGTTGGCTGGATCAGCCAGAGCAGATTGCCCCTCACCGATCTATCGAAATTGAGAGCGTGAAGCTCTGTTTTATCCTACCAGTGCACGTACCTGTGCGCGTACCTGACAGGGACCGGGTGACGGCCCGTCTTGAGCCGTCTTGGCCATTAAGTCGCGCGCATACTCAGAGTACCTTTCTTTCCTTACCAGCCGCATCAATAGCCAGGCGGGGCCAGCGTAACTCGGCGCACCGTCTGTTATGAGAATGACGGAGGTTGGAGATCGCACCAAGCTCAGTGGTTCATGTTAGCATCTGCTAACTCGGTAATCACCGACTCGACGCAGGCACAATGAACCATGTTTGGATTGCGTCACCAAGTTCAAGGCTGAAGGATGCAAGCTAGACGTGAAAACAACGTGATGTCTAAAATCCTTCGGTTTCGTACGTACGTCCGCGATCATCCACACTCGAATCCATGCCTGAGCGCGGCTACCGAGATACGTTCAACCGTTCGACTTGGCTTGAACCTGCAGCTTGAGGTATCGAGCATTAGCGCGAGCTCTTTTCTTAAAGGTGGAGTTCATCACATCCTAAGACGTCCAGCAGAATCCCATCACCTccccagctcaagctctcggCTCTCCCCGCACAGAGACCCACCAACTGCCCGTCACACTGATCGGTGACATGACATCACGTGTTGAGCGCAGCTGGTGGACTTGGAACCAGGAACCCTATGCAGTGGGCAACCCCGTTAAATAGGGGGAGGACCCATCTCTGCTATCGATGGCTGCCTTCCATTGTGCGCAAACGAGGCGATATTGGCATCTCATTCGActgcgcaagaagaacaCTGCCAGTCCTCAGTATTGGCGGTCGCCGATTTACGCGCCCTGCTGGGTCCCGTGATACCGCCAAGGCCGCAGTTACCGCATTTCATTGGCCGGTCAGGTGATGAGgcctgcagatgaagaaggctatGTAGCCAATCAGCAATGTGAAGACCAGGATTCGAACCGACTGAATGATGGACAGTCTTATGATCGCGCAGGGTGCAACCCAGTGTCAGTGGCAGAACACTGCTGGAGGTGCGAGACGAGATGTTCCAACTTCATTTCCGAGTCCACTCGGGCACGCTGCTGGTGCGACACTAATTGGACGGTAATCGAGCAAACACCTGATAGACGATGCCTTCGTGATGCTCGTTGGGTATTGAGCTCGAGCCTATGCCTCACCATGAGGCTGCTCGCCCACTAATTACCTGTCTTTGCAAGGCCCCTGTCCTGCCAGAAGTGCCAGTGGTCCCTTGGCCCTCGCTCCCATTGCTTGAATGCTGGAGATTTGGATCGACCCTTACCGCTGCCTTCATCGCTTGCTGCCTCCGAGTCCAAGTTAAATCTTAATTTGTGGGCTTTTGCTTGACGACTGCTCCGTCGGTATCTTCATAAGGGGATTGCTTCCCTGGTCGTTGTAGAGTCGCCGGGCTGGTTGTACCACCGTCCTCGccgatcttcatcaccaaCACCTCCCCGCCCCTCCATCatcccagcaccagcaccaacgCCGAGCTATCTATCTCCTGCATTTGTGTCGCCTTCGCCTTGCAGATTGGTATCGCTTATTCTTCTGgagaatttttttttttctgagTATTCCACCTCCGCTCACTCCGTATACCGCTGATTTATTGCTGACTCCAGCTTTTTTCAGGACCGCTTCATCTTTCCTCGACTCGATCCCGACCCTTCTCGATGCATTTCTTGCTTTAACGGTGATGCTTCTAACGCTCCCAGCTCCGTTATTGGCCTACCTCCTGAGACGCTCCGTTCAGCGTCTGTGAACCGCTTACTTGGCCTAGCGGAGGTTGTGCTATCAAGTCACGGATTCGGGCGGAATTATGGTGGAAGTTGCTTGGAACAGGAATCCCATGCCGGATACTTGGTCGTCAAAGATTGTGTCCGTGCCTCCGCCAATGCCTTCCCGAACGCAGGGGGCTGTCGCAAGGTTCGAAGCCTGTGCGTCCACAGCATCGCTCTTCCTATATGCCCAGGGATCCGCCATCCTTTGTCTTCACCATGACACATTAGCCCTTGAACGGCGGTTTGAGAACCACAAGGACGATATCATCTTTATATCGGTGGACAATGTGAGTGAGAGGGGAGCAGGACGGCTAGTAATCAGCTACGATGCCAGCAAGACGGCCATCATCTGGGATTTATTCACAGGAAGTGTCATCGCTCGTTTTGCTTCCTTCGAGCAGCTAAAGGCCGCTTCGTGGATGCGGAACGGGAATGTCGCCTTTGGTATACCTGCTATTCATTATAATATTGGCCTCTGCTGACTGCGTGCAGGAAATGAAAAAGGCGATGTAATACTATTCGAGCCGTCGACCTCAGAGCATGTTTCCTGTCGAACGATCTTCGACCCAATCACGGCGTTGGCACCGGCCTCCGATTGTCGAACATACGCGATTGGGTGCGTTTCTCGAACCCAGTAACTGGACTGCTGGTCTAATTGCATACAGATACCAAAATGGATCAATACTAATAGCCACTCTTTTGCCGACGTTCACCATTTTGCATACAATGACCACGTCCCGAGGACCATCACCAATTGTGTCATTAGCATGGCATGCATCGTCATCGAAACAGAAATCCGATATGCTGGCTACAATGTCTGCCATTGGAGACCTCAGGGTATGGAGTATTGCGAAGCCTCCGGGGAAGGACGTTCCCCGTGTAATCCGAGTCCTCAAAAGATCCGATACTTCGTCACCGTCAGAACCAAAATGGATGGCTTGGTCGAAGAACGGAAAAATCATACAGTATCTCGATGGGTAAGCGTTCGGTCGTGAAGTGTGTACCGTTGCTAACTTCGTAGTGAAACTTGGGCCTGGGACGTCAAAACAAAGCATATCACGTACGAACCGGTTCCCACAATTGACAATCCCTTGGGAATTGCTAACTACGGACCGACCGCCACCCTTTTCACGCTCGGTCCTCAATTCACCGTTCAGCAATATGACCTGGAGAACCCGGCAATGGTGGCAAACGTGCAGCACCCTCCCACGAACTCCATGACCGCAGCTCTGGATCAGATGAGAGCTAGAACGAAGTCCCCACGCACATTGCAGGATGCCCCGGAGATGCGGGAATCGGGCTCGTATTCAAGGCGTCGGGCCCCCTTTGATTCCAGTGGTATAGAGGCTGTAAAGCAACAACGCGCCGAGATGAGCAGCCCTGAATCCTCCCGCGGCCGTGCAGCCTCCGTCAGCTCAAAGGCTTCTTCTGACAGATACAAACCCCCATACTCTCCCCCTACAAGATCAGCGCATACCGCAACCTCTTTCTCACTAACGTCAGCCGGCGGCGGCAGAGAAACCCCCCAGCCTTCCTTTGCATACGCCTCGTCAGTATCAATGTCGTCTGTAAAGAGTTCGCGGCCGGGTTCTCGCTTAAGGAATGAAGTTCAGTTCAGCCCAGCAGATAAAAATGTTGACCTGTTTCCATTTACTCGCGCACGCCTCAATGACGTCCCGTACAGATCTCAGCAGCCCCTCGACGAAGCTCGGCTGACACCTGACGACCTACGACGACAGATGTTGAGTATGGTGTTTGGTTGGGACGGCG is a window of Aspergillus nidulans FGSC A4 chromosome VI DNA encoding:
- a CDS encoding putative endo-1,3(4)-beta-glucanase (transcript_id=CADANIAT00010412) translates to MASTGLENDPLAQKIDALGSNPRPLGLPPVLAPGVKLDPKSICHPGLETLYIGFFGTRNYHRAVVRRLAHKLEIGSAIVNRPLTQDELDFYVETISQATSNNRWGLITGVEFGMLTGLVLGQRKKEFQQYAPPLDANRPAIFTRYVETLKAMRVADPAVFQRTIISLCKTTFVGGLCGWFVGSAYAMSRSAAAASTDPRIKQHREEFMKVDQRVAERRRRAAMVARVQGAQGKLEDDLYNQEGLYQGGFEESSSTTASQPADTSASPTIQSQTYPSNTPAESQSTPAWPTPHPDTYSSSVPTSGQNNDSTFFDDDASPIAPDYRDTNTAPQGSAWERIRQQNQNPSYNPSVTQPQYQRAPPAAEATGNDSYRERERARAEFDRMLEAERNQHSDSDGGSRGASGWWK
- a CDS encoding uncharacterized protein (transcript_id=CADANIAT00010413), which translates into the protein MLLFKNDKCEGEPAGMATESFAKEASVDLKGFQVVEYGSSETGSGNATTTKTTTDGDADGTVTLPTVSSTSTSTSTDDEDGDDNEDEDGTVTLPTVSATTTATTTDESSTAEPTTTTAMESGSDSETSSTEPTSTESAGAEEPTPTGASSRLAPISLAGLAAVVLGAVAGGF